From the Manihot esculenta cultivar AM560-2 chromosome 3, M.esculenta_v8, whole genome shotgun sequence genome, one window contains:
- the LOC110610543 gene encoding CBL-interacting serine/threonine-protein kinase 1 isoform X3 has translation MIVFFSFKFLVRDIKDKVLASKSKIYMVLEYVNGGELFDRIASKGKLSEAQGRKLFQQLIDGVSYCHNKGVFHRDLKLENVLIDTKGNLKISDFGLSALPQHFRDDGLLHTTCGSPNYVAPEILSNRGYDGATSDIWSCGVILYVILTGYLPFDDRNLAVLYQKIFKGEAQIPKWLSPGAQNMIRRILDPNPLTRITVAGIEADEWFKQDYTPADPSEEDDDIHIDNEAFSMQEVPLEGERSPGSPVLINAFQLIGMSSCLDLSGFFEKEDVSERKIRFTSNHSLKDLLEKIEDIARGMGFRIQKKNGKLKVVQENKEQRSLRSLYVAAEVFEISPSLHVVELQKSYGDASVYRQLCKKLSNDLSVPSGQGLLTAQV, from the exons AtgattgtttttttttcttttaaatttttagtgaGAGACATTAAAGATAAG GTCTTGGCAAGCAAATCAAAGATTTACATGGTACTAGAATATGTAAATGGAGGGGAATTGTTTGACAGAATA GCATCCAAAGGGAAGCTTTCAGAAGCTCAAGGCAGGAAACTCTTTCAGCAGTTGATTGATGGTGTCAGTTACTGTCATAACAAAGGTGTATTCCATAGGGATCTCAAG CTAGAGAATGTTCTTATTGACACGAAAGGAAACTTAAAGATATCTGATTTTGGACTTAGTGCTTTACCTCAGCATTTTAGG GATGACGGGTTACTGCATACAACCTGCGGAAGTCCTAACTATGTTGCACCTGAGATTCTCTCAAATAGAGGTTATGATGGTGCCACATCAGATATATGGTCGTGTGGTGTTATTTTATATGTAATTCTCACAGGATATCTGCCTTTTGATGATAGAAACCTTGCAGTTCTATATCAAAAG ATATTCAAGGGTGAAGCTCAGATACCTAAATGGCTATCGCCAGGTGCTCAAAACATGATAAGGAGGATCCTTGATCCAAATCCACTTACCAGAATAACAGTGGCTGGTATCGAAGCTGATGAATGGTTCAAGCAGGACTACACTCCTGCTGATCCTtcagaagaagatgatgatataCACATTGACAATGAAGCTTTCTCAATGCAAGAAGTG CCATTGGAAGGGGAGAGGAGTCCAGGATCGCCTGTGCTCATCAATGCTTTTCAGTTAATTGGAATGTCCTCATGTCTAGACCTTTCAGGATTCTTTGAGAAAGAG GATGTTTCTGAGAGGAAGATCAGATTTACATCTAATCACTCTTTGAAGGATTTGCTTGAGAAGATAGAGGATATTGCAAGGGGGATGGGATTTCGAATACAAAAGAAAAATGGAAAG TTGAAAGTGGTGCAAGAGAACAAGGAGCAGAGAAGTTTGCGTAGTCTTTATGTTGCTGCAGAG GTGTTTGAAATAAGTCCATCGCTTCATGTAGTTGAATTACAAAAATCATATGGAGATGCTTCAGTTTATAGACAG TTATGTAAAAAGCTGTCAAATGATTTAAGCGTCCCCTCGGGTCAAGGACTGCTGACCGCACAAGTGTGA
- the LOC110611773 gene encoding pyruvate dehydrogenase (acetyl-transferring) kinase, mitochondrial, with amino-acid sequence MAARKVCHSFSKTLIEEVHRWGCMRQTGVSLRYMMEFGSRPTDKNLLISAQFLHKELPIRIARRAIELESLPHGLSEKPAVLKVRDWYLDSFRDLRSFPDIKDTDDEREFTQMIKAIKVRHNNVVPMMALGVQQLKKGMDPKIVYEDLDEIHQFLDRFYMSRIGIRMLIGQHVELHNPNPPPHCIGCIHTKMSPVEVARNASEDARAICLREYGSSPNVNIYGDPNFTFPYVPAHLHLMVFELVKNSLRAVQERYMDADDVAPPVRIIVAEGIEDVTIKVSDEGGGIPRSGLTKIFTYLYSTAKNPLDEHADLGTADAVTMAGYGCGLPISRLYARYFGGDLQVISMEGYGTDAYLHLLRLGDSQEPLP; translated from the exons ATGGCGGCTAGGAAGGTCTGCCACTCGTTTTCCAAGACCCTCATAGAGGAGGTCCATAGATGGGGTTGCATGAGGCAGACTGGTGTCAGCTTGCGCTACATGATGGAGTTTGGCTCCAGGCCTACCGATAAGAATTTGTTGATTTCCGCTCAGTTCCTTCATAAGGAGTTGCCCATTAGGATTGCTAGGAGAGCTATTGAGCTCGAGTCTCTCCCTCATGGCTTGTCTGAAAAACCCGCTGTCTTGAAG GTGCGGGATTGGTACCTGGATTCTTTCCGTGATCTGAGATCCTTTCCCGATATCAAGGATACCGATGATGAGAGGGAATTTACTCAGATGATTAAAGCAATTAAGGTCAGACACAACAATGTCGTCCCTATGATGGCTTTAGGTGTTCAACAATTGAAGAAAGGCATGGATCCAAAGATTGTTTATGAAGATCTTGATGAGATTCATCAGTTCTTAGATCGTTTTTACATGTCCAGAATTGGAATCAGAATGCTTATTG GGCAGCATGTGGAGTTGCACAACCCCAATCCCCCTCCTCATTGCATTGGCTGTATTCATACAAAAATGTCTCCTGTTGAGGTTGCACGAAATGCCAGTGAGGATGCCCGTGCTATTTGTTTAAGAGAGTATGGCAGTTCGCCTAATGTCAATATTTATGGGGATCCCAATTTTACATTCCC GTACGTGCCAGCACATTTGCATCTTATGGTGTTTGAGTTGGTCAAGAATTCCTTGCGAGCTGTTCAAGAGCGTTACATGGACGCGGATGATGTTGCACCTCCTGTTCGAATCATAGTTGCCGAAGGGATTGAGGATGTTACTATAAAG GTTTCAGATGAGGGGGGTGGTATACCAAGAAGTGGTCTTACTAAAATTTTCACCTACCTCTACAGCACTGCTAAAAACCCACTGGATGAACATGCCGATCTTGGAACAGCTGATGCAGTAACAATGGCTGGATATGGTTGTGGGCTTCCAATTAGCCGTTTGTATGCTAGGTATTTTGGAGGTGATCTGCAAGTTATCTCCATGGAGGGATATG GTACCGATGCTTACCTTCATTTGTTACGGCTGGGCGATTCACAAGAGCCCCTGCCTTGA
- the LOC110610543 gene encoding CBL-interacting serine/threonine-protein kinase 1 isoform X1 has product MRLGKYELGRTLGEGNFGKVKLAKNIESGQPFAVKILEKNRIIHLNITDQIKREIATLKLLKHHNVVRLYEVLASKSKIYMVLEYVNGGELFDRIASKGKLSEAQGRKLFQQLIDGVSYCHNKGVFHRDLKLENVLIDTKGNLKISDFGLSALPQHFRDDGLLHTTCGSPNYVAPEILSNRGYDGATSDIWSCGVILYVILTGYLPFDDRNLAVLYQKIFKGEAQIPKWLSPGAQNMIRRILDPNPLTRITVAGIEADEWFKQDYTPADPSEEDDDIHIDNEAFSMQEVPLEGERSPGSPVLINAFQLIGMSSCLDLSGFFEKEDVSERKIRFTSNHSLKDLLEKIEDIARGMGFRIQKKNGKLKVVQENKEQRSLRSLYVAAEVFEISPSLHVVELQKSYGDASVYRQLCKKLSNDLSVPSGQGLLTAQV; this is encoded by the exons ATGCGACTTGGTAAGTATGAGCTCGGCAGGACGCTCGGCGAAGGTAATTTTGGAAAGGTCAAATTAGCCAAGAACATTGAATCCGGCCAACCTTTCGCTGTTAAGATCCTCGAGAAGAATAGGATCATCCACCTCAACATCACCGATCAG ATAAAAAGGGAAATCGCCACCTTGAAGCTACTCAAACACCATAACGTTGTCAGATTATATGAG GTCTTGGCAAGCAAATCAAAGATTTACATGGTACTAGAATATGTAAATGGAGGGGAATTGTTTGACAGAATA GCATCCAAAGGGAAGCTTTCAGAAGCTCAAGGCAGGAAACTCTTTCAGCAGTTGATTGATGGTGTCAGTTACTGTCATAACAAAGGTGTATTCCATAGGGATCTCAAG CTAGAGAATGTTCTTATTGACACGAAAGGAAACTTAAAGATATCTGATTTTGGACTTAGTGCTTTACCTCAGCATTTTAGG GATGACGGGTTACTGCATACAACCTGCGGAAGTCCTAACTATGTTGCACCTGAGATTCTCTCAAATAGAGGTTATGATGGTGCCACATCAGATATATGGTCGTGTGGTGTTATTTTATATGTAATTCTCACAGGATATCTGCCTTTTGATGATAGAAACCTTGCAGTTCTATATCAAAAG ATATTCAAGGGTGAAGCTCAGATACCTAAATGGCTATCGCCAGGTGCTCAAAACATGATAAGGAGGATCCTTGATCCAAATCCACTTACCAGAATAACAGTGGCTGGTATCGAAGCTGATGAATGGTTCAAGCAGGACTACACTCCTGCTGATCCTtcagaagaagatgatgatataCACATTGACAATGAAGCTTTCTCAATGCAAGAAGTG CCATTGGAAGGGGAGAGGAGTCCAGGATCGCCTGTGCTCATCAATGCTTTTCAGTTAATTGGAATGTCCTCATGTCTAGACCTTTCAGGATTCTTTGAGAAAGAG GATGTTTCTGAGAGGAAGATCAGATTTACATCTAATCACTCTTTGAAGGATTTGCTTGAGAAGATAGAGGATATTGCAAGGGGGATGGGATTTCGAATACAAAAGAAAAATGGAAAG TTGAAAGTGGTGCAAGAGAACAAGGAGCAGAGAAGTTTGCGTAGTCTTTATGTTGCTGCAGAG GTGTTTGAAATAAGTCCATCGCTTCATGTAGTTGAATTACAAAAATCATATGGAGATGCTTCAGTTTATAGACAG TTATGTAAAAAGCTGTCAAATGATTTAAGCGTCCCCTCGGGTCAAGGACTGCTGACCGCACAAGTGTGA
- the LOC110610543 gene encoding CBL-interacting serine/threonine-protein kinase 1 isoform X2 gives MVLEYVNGGELFDRIASKGKLSEAQGRKLFQQLIDGVSYCHNKGVFHRDLKLENVLIDTKGNLKISDFGLSALPQHFRDDGLLHTTCGSPNYVAPEILSNRGYDGATSDIWSCGVILYVILTGYLPFDDRNLAVLYQKIFKGEAQIPKWLSPGAQNMIRRILDPNPLTRITVAGIEADEWFKQDYTPADPSEEDDDIHIDNEAFSMQEVPLEGERSPGSPVLINAFQLIGMSSCLDLSGFFEKEDVSERKIRFTSNHSLKDLLEKIEDIARGMGFRIQKKNGKLKVVQENKEQRSLRSLYVAAEVFEISPSLHVVELQKSYGDASVYRQLCKKLSNDLSVPSGQGLLTAQV, from the exons ATGGTACTAGAATATGTAAATGGAGGGGAATTGTTTGACAGAATA GCATCCAAAGGGAAGCTTTCAGAAGCTCAAGGCAGGAAACTCTTTCAGCAGTTGATTGATGGTGTCAGTTACTGTCATAACAAAGGTGTATTCCATAGGGATCTCAAG CTAGAGAATGTTCTTATTGACACGAAAGGAAACTTAAAGATATCTGATTTTGGACTTAGTGCTTTACCTCAGCATTTTAGG GATGACGGGTTACTGCATACAACCTGCGGAAGTCCTAACTATGTTGCACCTGAGATTCTCTCAAATAGAGGTTATGATGGTGCCACATCAGATATATGGTCGTGTGGTGTTATTTTATATGTAATTCTCACAGGATATCTGCCTTTTGATGATAGAAACCTTGCAGTTCTATATCAAAAG ATATTCAAGGGTGAAGCTCAGATACCTAAATGGCTATCGCCAGGTGCTCAAAACATGATAAGGAGGATCCTTGATCCAAATCCACTTACCAGAATAACAGTGGCTGGTATCGAAGCTGATGAATGGTTCAAGCAGGACTACACTCCTGCTGATCCTtcagaagaagatgatgatataCACATTGACAATGAAGCTTTCTCAATGCAAGAAGTG CCATTGGAAGGGGAGAGGAGTCCAGGATCGCCTGTGCTCATCAATGCTTTTCAGTTAATTGGAATGTCCTCATGTCTAGACCTTTCAGGATTCTTTGAGAAAGAG GATGTTTCTGAGAGGAAGATCAGATTTACATCTAATCACTCTTTGAAGGATTTGCTTGAGAAGATAGAGGATATTGCAAGGGGGATGGGATTTCGAATACAAAAGAAAAATGGAAAG TTGAAAGTGGTGCAAGAGAACAAGGAGCAGAGAAGTTTGCGTAGTCTTTATGTTGCTGCAGAG GTGTTTGAAATAAGTCCATCGCTTCATGTAGTTGAATTACAAAAATCATATGGAGATGCTTCAGTTTATAGACAG TTATGTAAAAAGCTGTCAAATGATTTAAGCGTCCCCTCGGGTCAAGGACTGCTGACCGCACAAGTGTGA
- the LOC110610543 gene encoding CBL-interacting serine/threonine-protein kinase 1 isoform X4, which translates to MRLGKYELGRTLGEGNFGKVKLAKNIESGQPFAVKILEKNRIIHLNITDQIKREIATLKLLKHHNVVRLYEVLASKSKIYMVLEYVNGGELFDRIASKGKLSEAQGRKLFQQLIDGVSYCHNKGVFHRDLKLENVLIDTKGNLKISDFGLSALPQHFRIFKGEAQIPKWLSPGAQNMIRRILDPNPLTRITVAGIEADEWFKQDYTPADPSEEDDDIHIDNEAFSMQEVPLEGERSPGSPVLINAFQLIGMSSCLDLSGFFEKEDVSERKIRFTSNHSLKDLLEKIEDIARGMGFRIQKKNGKLKVVQENKEQRSLRSLYVAAEVFEISPSLHVVELQKSYGDASVYRQLCKKLSNDLSVPSGQGLLTAQV; encoded by the exons ATGCGACTTGGTAAGTATGAGCTCGGCAGGACGCTCGGCGAAGGTAATTTTGGAAAGGTCAAATTAGCCAAGAACATTGAATCCGGCCAACCTTTCGCTGTTAAGATCCTCGAGAAGAATAGGATCATCCACCTCAACATCACCGATCAG ATAAAAAGGGAAATCGCCACCTTGAAGCTACTCAAACACCATAACGTTGTCAGATTATATGAG GTCTTGGCAAGCAAATCAAAGATTTACATGGTACTAGAATATGTAAATGGAGGGGAATTGTTTGACAGAATA GCATCCAAAGGGAAGCTTTCAGAAGCTCAAGGCAGGAAACTCTTTCAGCAGTTGATTGATGGTGTCAGTTACTGTCATAACAAAGGTGTATTCCATAGGGATCTCAAG CTAGAGAATGTTCTTATTGACACGAAAGGAAACTTAAAGATATCTGATTTTGGACTTAGTGCTTTACCTCAGCATTTTAGG ATATTCAAGGGTGAAGCTCAGATACCTAAATGGCTATCGCCAGGTGCTCAAAACATGATAAGGAGGATCCTTGATCCAAATCCACTTACCAGAATAACAGTGGCTGGTATCGAAGCTGATGAATGGTTCAAGCAGGACTACACTCCTGCTGATCCTtcagaagaagatgatgatataCACATTGACAATGAAGCTTTCTCAATGCAAGAAGTG CCATTGGAAGGGGAGAGGAGTCCAGGATCGCCTGTGCTCATCAATGCTTTTCAGTTAATTGGAATGTCCTCATGTCTAGACCTTTCAGGATTCTTTGAGAAAGAG GATGTTTCTGAGAGGAAGATCAGATTTACATCTAATCACTCTTTGAAGGATTTGCTTGAGAAGATAGAGGATATTGCAAGGGGGATGGGATTTCGAATACAAAAGAAAAATGGAAAG TTGAAAGTGGTGCAAGAGAACAAGGAGCAGAGAAGTTTGCGTAGTCTTTATGTTGCTGCAGAG GTGTTTGAAATAAGTCCATCGCTTCATGTAGTTGAATTACAAAAATCATATGGAGATGCTTCAGTTTATAGACAG TTATGTAAAAAGCTGTCAAATGATTTAAGCGTCCCCTCGGGTCAAGGACTGCTGACCGCACAAGTGTGA
- the LOC110611774 gene encoding rRNA-processing protein fcf2 produces MGGKKPLIGLSWEPKLPPLPSWSKISNTKSKDPPESSALWKPNKELVDGLFVPPNDPEKVNKLLRSQAKDTLGKDWFDMPAPTMTPELKKDLQLLKLRGALDPKRHYKKGDSKSKTLPKYFQVGTVVQSSTDFYSGRLTKKERKATIADEVLSDRNLAAYRKRKVREIEEQNRPAGNEKWKIKGRQSRKRAKERRH; encoded by the exons ATGGGAGGAAAGAAGCCGTTGATTGGGCTCTCATGGGAGCCAAAGTTGCCGCCTTTGCCATCTTGGAGTAAAATTAGCAACACCAAGTCCAAAGACCCACCTGAGAGCAGTGCACTGTGGAAACCCAATAAGGAGCTTGTTGACGGGCTGTTTGTACCGCCCAACGATCCTGAAAAGGTTAACAAGTTACTCAGAAGTCAAGCCAAGGATACCCTTGGCAAAGATTG GTTTGATATGCCTGCCCCTACTATGACGCCTGAATTGAAAAAAGATCTCCAGCTACTTAAG CTGAGGGGTGCTCTTGATCCAAAGAGACACTACAAAAAGggtgattcaaaatcaaaaacgCTGCCCAAGTATTTCCAG GTTGGCACAGTTGTACAGTCATCAACAGACTTCTATTCAGGTAGGCTAACTAAAAAGGAGAGGAAGGCAACCATTGCAGATGAGGTGCTTTCTGATCGTAATCTCGCAGCTTACAG GAAGCGTAAGGTCCGAGAGATAGAAGAACAAAACCGTCCTGCTGGAAATGAAAAGTGGAAGATAAAGGGTCGACAGTCTAGGAAGCGAGCCAAAGAAAGAAGGCACTAA